The Mycolicibacterium boenickei genome has a segment encoding these proteins:
- a CDS encoding class I SAM-dependent methyltransferase: MTDKLKVDLSGAPQTMLATFYAKALDAGLPNPILGDKLAKEIADRIDYDWSRTSITEAKAPSVTTRSAHFDRWARQFLAVHPEAVVLHLGCGLDGRYFRLEPGPGVEWYDIDYPDVAHLREQLYPTAEHYHVVAASVTDPAWLRDIPADRPTLMIGEGLTMYLTEHDGVALLRRIVDGFPSGELQFDAFNSLGIKAQWSNTVVRRSGAKLHWAINKPEDILRAVPGTRLLAWNSPFEDQVFNTLPWYYRLMLAIMKPVPVTRYMAQYHRYAF, translated from the coding sequence ATGACCGACAAGCTGAAAGTCGACCTTTCCGGTGCGCCGCAGACCATGCTGGCCACCTTCTACGCCAAGGCGCTCGACGCCGGGCTGCCCAACCCGATCCTCGGCGACAAGCTGGCCAAGGAGATCGCCGACCGTATCGACTATGACTGGAGCCGCACCTCCATCACCGAGGCGAAGGCGCCATCGGTGACCACCCGCAGCGCCCACTTCGATCGCTGGGCCCGCCAGTTCCTGGCGGTGCACCCGGAAGCTGTGGTGCTGCATCTCGGGTGCGGGCTCGACGGCCGGTACTTCCGCCTGGAGCCCGGTCCTGGAGTCGAGTGGTATGACATCGATTACCCCGACGTCGCGCACCTGCGGGAGCAGCTGTACCCGACCGCCGAGCACTACCACGTGGTGGCCGCGTCCGTGACCGACCCGGCCTGGCTGCGTGACATCCCCGCCGACCGGCCGACCCTGATGATCGGCGAGGGGCTGACGATGTACCTCACCGAGCACGACGGGGTGGCGCTGCTGCGTCGCATCGTCGACGGATTTCCTTCCGGCGAACTGCAATTCGATGCGTTCAACAGTCTCGGCATCAAAGCGCAATGGAGCAACACCGTGGTGCGCCGGTCCGGGGCCAAACTGCACTGGGCCATCAACAAGCCCGAGGACATCCTGCGCGCGGTGCCGGGTACCCGCCTGCTGGCCTGGAACTCACCGTTCGAAGACCAGGTGTTCAATACGCTGCCCTGGTACTACCGGTTGATGCTGGCCATCATGAAGCCGGTCCCCGTGACGCGGTACATGGCGCAGTATCACCGGTACGCGTTCTGA
- a CDS encoding DUF4262 domain-containing protein, translating into MSYLGRNVTAKYQRKGHLMCWICDHPEATRQDYLDLLRDQTFERGWAVQYVEHGRSPFGYTIGLSEAGLPELLITGLEPLITWRLLNTLAEYMVDVTEPAPGDTISLPDDWFAEFVEVGEPTAHLGFAVELCGHAIRALQVVWYDRHGHSPWCSEFNRGGPRQPVLGVRGPRETA; encoded by the coding sequence ATGTCGTACCTCGGGAGGAACGTCACGGCCAAGTACCAACGAAAGGGGCACCTGATGTGCTGGATCTGCGATCACCCCGAGGCAACCAGACAGGACTATCTCGACCTTCTGCGGGACCAGACTTTCGAGCGGGGCTGGGCGGTGCAATACGTCGAGCACGGCCGCAGCCCATTCGGCTACACCATCGGGCTCAGCGAGGCCGGGCTGCCCGAGTTGCTGATCACCGGCCTGGAGCCGCTGATCACGTGGAGGCTGCTGAACACACTGGCGGAATACATGGTGGACGTGACCGAACCTGCTCCCGGCGACACCATCTCGCTGCCCGATGACTGGTTCGCCGAGTTCGTCGAAGTCGGCGAGCCCACCGCCCATCTCGGCTTCGCAGTGGAGTTGTGCGGTCACGCTATCCGCGCGCTGCAGGTCGTCTGGTACGACCGGCACGGCCACTCCCCCTGGTGTTCCGAATTCAACCGAGGCGGTCCCCGCCAACCTGTCCTCGGCGTGCGGGGACCACGCGAAACTGCTTGA
- a CDS encoding HNH endonuclease signature motif containing protein, which yields MFDTEVVSDVELIERISAATRAESVAIAARLAAVGALDSLREQELADSIYWRTDPFDEVSAEVSAAMRISRGRGGTQVHHARVLRDKLPLVAARFAVGEIDYRVVRMIIARTETTDPSVWAALDAELAGRAPQWMRLSEKQLRERIDHRIATVDPNGVRIPPDVAQDRFVQVDPGSPGQAIIVANVDAEDGAALDQRLDALADTVCEHDPRSRERRRADAIGPLARLEGQLACRCGREDCPAAQKRAAADAAVVHVLAEQATLDGTSNHPGYLPGYGILPADRVRELAGRARLKPVRVPSASSAPTDPGTASEEPEPLGATDSGVSRETSAPTEPGESAEPGESAEPGESADLSEPAESDESAQPSASAAPEGSEPGYRPSVALSEFIRWRDLTCRFPGCDAPVQRCDIDHTVPYPLGPTHPSNTKLYCRAHHLLKTFCAGWSDRQLPDGTVEITTPTGHTHVTEPHGAAMFPTLGSPTGDLNLPEPEAPSPNRGVKMPKRSRTREEDRQDRITEERFLRAELNHDIEVERAYQAWLAEEHGPPPPF from the coding sequence ATGTTCGACACCGAGGTCGTGTCTGATGTGGAGCTGATCGAGCGGATCAGTGCTGCCACGCGGGCCGAGTCGGTGGCGATCGCGGCCCGGTTGGCCGCGGTCGGGGCGTTGGACAGCCTGCGTGAACAGGAGCTGGCCGACAGTATTTACTGGCGCACCGATCCGTTCGACGAGGTTTCGGCGGAGGTGTCGGCGGCGATGCGGATCAGCCGGGGCCGCGGCGGCACCCAGGTGCATCATGCCCGGGTGTTGCGCGACAAGCTGCCGCTGGTGGCGGCCCGGTTTGCGGTGGGGGAGATCGATTATCGGGTGGTGCGGATGATCATCGCCCGCACCGAGACCACCGACCCGTCGGTGTGGGCCGCGCTGGATGCGGAGTTGGCCGGCCGGGCGCCTCAGTGGATGCGGTTGTCGGAAAAACAACTGCGGGAACGGATCGATCACCGGATCGCCACAGTGGATCCGAATGGGGTGCGGATACCGCCGGATGTGGCTCAGGATCGGTTTGTGCAGGTGGATCCGGGCAGTCCGGGTCAGGCCATCATCGTGGCGAATGTTGATGCTGAGGACGGGGCGGCGTTGGATCAACGCCTGGATGCGTTGGCGGACACGGTGTGTGAGCATGATCCGCGCAGCCGGGAGCGGCGGCGTGCCGATGCGATCGGGCCACTGGCCCGGTTGGAGGGCCAACTGGCCTGCCGGTGCGGTCGTGAGGATTGCCCGGCGGCGCAAAAGCGGGCGGCCGCTGATGCGGCGGTGGTGCATGTGCTGGCCGAACAAGCCACCCTCGATGGCACCTCGAACCATCCGGGATATCTACCCGGGTACGGCATCCTGCCCGCCGATCGTGTGCGTGAGCTGGCTGGCAGAGCCCGGCTCAAGCCGGTGCGGGTGCCGAGCGCATCCAGCGCGCCGACCGATCCCGGCACGGCCAGCGAAGAGCCTGAACCGCTTGGGGCGACCGACTCCGGCGTGTCGAGAGAGACCAGCGCGCCAACCGAACCCGGCGAGTCGGCTGAGCCCGGCGAGTCGGCTGAGCCCGGCGAGTCGGCTGACTTATCTGAGCCGGCCGAATCCGACGAGTCTGCTCAACCCAGCGCCTCCGCCGCCCCTGAGGGCTCCGAGCCGGGGTATCGGCCCTCGGTGGCGCTGTCGGAGTTCATCCGCTGGCGCGATCTGACCTGCCGATTCCCCGGCTGTGACGCCCCCGTGCAACGCTGCGATATCGACCACACCGTGCCCTACCCGCTGGGCCCGACCCACCCGTCCAACACCAAGCTGTACTGCCGCGCCCATCACCTGCTGAAAACGTTCTGCGCGGGCTGGTCGGATCGTCAATTACCCGACGGCACAGTCGAAATCACCACACCCACCGGCCACACCCATGTCACCGAACCCCACGGCGCCGCCATGTTCCCCACCCTCGGCTCCCCGACCGGCGACCTGAACCTTCCCGAACCCGAAGCTCCCAGCCCGAACCGCGGGGTGAAGATGCCCAAACGCTCACGCACCCGCGAAGAAGACCGCCAAGACCGCATCACCGAAGAACGATTCCTGCGCGCCGAACTCAACCACGACATCGAAGTCGAACGCGCCTACCAAGCCTGGCTCGCCGAAGAACACGGACCACCCCCACCGTTCTGA